A region of the Deltaproteobacteria bacterium genome:
GCGGCCGGAAGCCCTTGCCGGTTACCGTGGAAAAACTTTCGACCTGCGACGTGAAGCGGCGATAGAGATAAACGAAAATCAGCGCGATGAAAAGAATGCCGACACCGTAGGTGGCGGCGAGATTGTGATTGGTCGGAAACGACCCTAAGGCTTCGCGCCAGATCTTGGTCGTGAACACTTCGATGCGCGCCGGCAGGGCGATGATCGCCGGCGTGTCGAAGCTTTCGACGGCGCGAACGAAGTTCAGCGTCGCGGCAGCGAGAATCGCCGGGCGCAGGAGCGGAAACGTTATGCGGCGCATGACGCCGAACTCATTGGACCCGAGGGTTTTCGCCGATTCTTCCAGCGAGGGGTCCATGCTCTTCATGGCCGCGGCGATGATCAAGAAAGCCAGCGGAGTCAGGATCAGCGCTTCGACGTAGATCAAGCCGGTCATCGAATAAATATTGAACGGCCCTTTTTCCATGCCGAAGAGTTTGACGAAAACGCCGTTGATCAGGCCGTTGCTCGGGTTGCAGAGCATGACCCAGGAAATCGACACGAGCATAGGCGGGAGAATGTTGGGAATAATCGCCGTCAGCTCGAACAAGCGGCGAAACGGTGCGTCGGTGCGGATGGTGATCCACGCCAGCGCCAGCGCAAAGATCACCGACAAGCCGGCGCTGCCGATGCCAAAGATGAACGAGTTCAACATCAGCGAGTAGGCTTCCGGGTCGCTGTAGGCGCGCACATAATTTTGCAGCGTGAAATTCCCCGGCACACCGAGCGGAGCGTCGGTCAAGCTGCCGTAGAAGAGAAAAAAGGTCGGGTAGAGGCTCAGGAAAGCGATGATGCTGCTGACGATGACAAAGACCCAACTCACCGGTTGGCTCAGGAAGGCGCCGAGGCGTGAGCGGCGCCATGCCGAGGTGTTGACGCGTTCGGCCGGCAGCGTGGCTTCGTTGATGGACACGATCAGGCTCCCTTAACTAACGCAGGAATATCTGCGTGTATTCTTTTTTCTTGTCGGCGAAGTCTTTGGTGCTCAGATCATCCATCTCGACAAAGCCGATCTTGTCGGCGCCAGGCAGCGGCGGCAGCACCCCTTTGCGGTTCACGAACTCGCCCAGCTTCGCCATCGTGTTCATGCTTTCGTCGTCGAGAAAATAGTCGACGAATGCTTTGCCGGCGTTGACCCGCGGCGCCTTGGCTGCGAGCGCGATGTAGCTCGCGTCGCCGATCAGTTTGGGTTCTCGAACGTAGTCGACAGGGGCGCCCTTTTTGCCGTGAATATAGGCGTACTTTACATAGGTGATGGCGACCGGTGTTTCACCGCTGGCTACTCGCTCGGCGGAAGGCAGCAGCGACTCGACCCAAATCGGCTTGTTGGCCGCGAGGTCACGCATAAACTTTTCCGATTTTTCCTTGCCCATGATTTTGTACAAGCTCGCCAGCCATTGGGTGGTCGTGGTGTGTTGGGTCGGGTCGGGCATGACGATCTTGCCCTTGTACATCGGCTTGCCCAGATCATCGAGGGACTTGGGATACTCCGAGGCTTTCAAGCCGTTTTTGTTATAGACGATACCGACGACAACGTTGCGATAACGCGGGCCGAGATTCGGGTCGATGACTTCTTTGGGGTAGTCAGCGTTGGTGGGCGAATCGTATTTTTGAAAATAGCCCTCTTTTTGCATCAGGCGCATGACGTTATCGGCGGCTATGATGGCGTCGGCGATCGGCTTGCCGGCGCGAAACTCGCTCATGGCGCGGTCCATCACTTTGGTCGCGGAAGCGCGCCAGTACTCGGCCTCGATACCGGTCTTTTTCTTGAAGCTTTGGATGATGGCGTCAACGGTGTCGCCTTCTAGGGAGCCATAGATGATGACTTTGCCGTCCTTTTTCGCCGCTTCGATCAACTGCGGCGTTTGCCCGAGGGAAGTGCTGCCGGCGAGCGCAAAGCTGAGCGTCAAAACAACCCATTGGGTGAGTTTAAGCATGGCTTCTCCTTGGTAAAGTCGCCGCCTGAGCGGAGACGATAGTTTCAAATTTTACCTAGTGAGTCAAGCCGATTTCGCCCTCGAAGCCAGTCCGGTCGCCGGCCGCATTGACTCCGCTAATTGCCGATCATATAAAAGGTTTTCCACACAACGAAAGGGAGAAAATTCGATCGATGGCTAATTTGGATTTGCTGGTAAAAAACGGCGAGGTCTGGACCCCGGGCGGCTTTGTCGAGGCCGATGTCGCGGTCAATGGCGGCAAGGTGATAGCGCTGGGAAAGCCGCCGGTGCTGCCGGATGCGGCGACGACGGTGATCGATGCCAAAGGCAAGAAAGTCATTCCTGGTTTGATCGATACGCACACGCATCATCGCGATCCGGGTTTTACCTATAAAGAAGATATCACGACGGCGACCATGGCCGCGGCGGCGGGCGGTGTGACCTTGTCTATCGGCATGCCCAACGTGAACCCGCCAACCACGAACGTTGAGATCTACCGTAAGTTGGTGGAGCACCACAGTAAGAACGCGATTGTCGATTTCAATCACAATCCCTCCGGCACGGTACCGGAGAATGTCGCAGCGATGGCCAAAGAAGGGCCGTTGGCATTCAAAATCTTCATGGTCAAAGACACCGGCCGTGACTATCCGCACATGCCCGGCATTGGGATCAACAACAACGGCGAGCTGTTCAAATGCTTCGAAGCGGTCGGCCAGACCGGTTTGCCGCTGATGGTTCATCCGCACGATCAGGATCTGATGGACGAGATCGAAGGGCGCTACTGGAAGAAAGAAGACCGCAGCCCGCAGGCCTACGCCAAAGCGTATCGCGATTACGACGGCATCATTTGGGACACGGCCATGGCGACGCTGTTTCGCATGCAAAAAGCGCTGGGCGCGCAATTGCACATTCTGCACATGAGCACACCGGAAGGTTTGGACATGCTGCGGCGTGCCAAAGACGAAGGACG
Encoded here:
- a CDS encoding iron ABC transporter permease; amino-acid sequence: MSINEATLPAERVNTSAWRRSRLGAFLSQPVSWVFVIVSSIIAFLSLYPTFFLFYGSLTDAPLGVPGNFTLQNYVRAYSDPEAYSLMLNSFIFGIGSAGLSVIFALALAWITIRTDAPFRRLFELTAIIPNILPPMLVSISWVMLCNPSNGLINGVFVKLFGMEKGPFNIYSMTGLIYVEALILTPLAFLIIAAAMKSMDPSLEESAKTLGSNEFGVMRRITFPLLRPAILAAATLNFVRAVESFDTPAIIALPARIEVFTTKIWREALGSFPTNHNLAATYGVGILFIALIFVYLYRRFTSQVESFSTVTGKGFRPHQIELGPWRYAAAGVASLLLILLVVLPILVLALVAILPYYHVPTWQTWQNLTMSHFEYVWATPRVHKAFLNSLLLAFISATACMILASLASYITVRTKLAGRGIIEGLVFIPWAFPGTAMALGLLWAYVDFPIPVYATIWIILIAYITRFLPYGLRAVTSTIIQVHKELEEASIVCGAGFMATFRRILIPMMRPGVMAGWIILMTIFLREFSATLFLYSPGSEPLGPLLYFLYLDGMRGRVAAIGLVISVISVVLIAIAQRYSRWDTK
- a CDS encoding extracellular solute-binding protein, encoding MLKLTQWVVLTLSFALAGSTSLGQTPQLIEAAKKDGKVIIYGSLEGDTVDAIIQSFKKKTGIEAEYWRASATKVMDRAMSEFRAGKPIADAIIAADNVMRLMQKEGYFQKYDSPTNADYPKEVIDPNLGPRYRNVVVGIVYNKNGLKASEYPKSLDDLGKPMYKGKIVMPDPTQHTTTTQWLASLYKIMGKEKSEKFMRDLAANKPIWVESLLPSAERVASGETPVAITYVKYAYIHGKKGAPVDYVREPKLIGDASYIALAAKAPRVNAGKAFVDYFLDDESMNTMAKLGEFVNRKGVLPPLPGADKIGFVEMDDLSTKDFADKKKEYTQIFLR
- a CDS encoding amidohydrolase family protein, with the protein product MDLLVKNGEVWTPGGFVEADVAVNGGKVIALGKPPVLPDAATTVIDAKGKKVIPGLIDTHTHHRDPGFTYKEDITTATMAAAAGGVTLSIGMPNVNPPTTNVEIYRKLVEHHSKNAIVDFNHNPSGTVPENVAAMAKEGPLAFKIFMVKDTGRDYPHMPGIGINNNGELFKCFEAVGQTGLPLMVHPHDQDLMDEIEGRYWKKEDRSPQAYAKAYRDYDGIIWDTAMATLFRMQKALGAQLHILHMSTPEGLDMLRRAKDEGRPVSCEVNPWAMFLGTWENVEKMGPYCLGFWVPPDHVNALWKGINDGTVDIIGTDHAPHTIEEKERGWKDMWSCPGGEPQIQDYLRLFLDAVNQGKLTLDRLVRISSYNPAKLFNVYPKKGVIQPGSDADMVIVDMNKEEVIKNETTYTKVGWTPYNNRKVKGVPIRTILRGKTVMDDGKIVGKPGDGQLCKPMAK